A window of Fundulus heteroclitus isolate FHET01 chromosome 15, MU-UCD_Fhet_4.1, whole genome shotgun sequence contains these coding sequences:
- the prkg3 gene encoding cGMP-dependent protein kinase 2, producing the protein MEKQLEELRQQLEKQCLINQELQRQNKDLEQRLKDKEKLLQQLQSQYHDLEFPSQEANEAEPEFRKSRAAVIAPEPIPENLEISRNRVKKTGSETNLIVKAIQKNDFLSRLDDEQIAMMVDLLRTSAIKPGEEVIKEGSEGDSMYIVAAGELIVTQSGRDLRTLTKGDVFGELAILYNCKRTATVKAKTHVHLWCMERQTYRTIMTNKSKKKREQLMGFLKTSRTLKDLNDAQLSKIIDSMEEVKFQDKDVIVREGTEGNTFYIILKGEVLVSKNVNGHQKQIRRMGKGEHFGEQALIREILRTATCTADGPVTCFSIDKEVFEETIPVEHLELFDDSKVMQEAQAPEKPSPSSTLKFKDLVPVLYQEGRYQGDPVTLGVGGFGRVQLMTTVSHGKYYAMKRVSKKQIVAKRQEEHMLFEKKILKAIQCDFIVKLYAAFKDTRYIYMVMEFCGGGEIWTKLKEVGRFDEHVAVFCTACVVEAYAYLHKKNIMYRDLKPENLMLDMKGYIKLVDFGFAKELIRGEKTYSFVGTPEYMAPEIIKNQGHDFAVDFWSLGILIFELLVGSPPFSSSEPQKIYSKILDGELKFPPYLSEAAKSIISKLCRPRPGQRLGNTKNGIKDVRHHRWYSSMNWHKLRMGQLDAPTIRLIRKGPCYINFDKFPQDHSKAEEEFSGWDRDF; encoded by the exons ATGGAGAAACAGCTGGAAGAGCTGAGGCAGCAGCTGGAAAAACAATGTCTAATCAACCAAGAGCTGCAGAGGCAAAACAAGGACCTGG agCAACGGctgaaagacaaagaaaaacttttgcagcagctgcagagtcAGTACCACGATCTCG AGTTTCCCTCTCAGGAAGCTAATGAGGCGGAGCCTGAATTCAGGAAGAGTCGTGCAGCTGTTATAGCCCCCGAGCCCATTCCAGAGAACCTGGAGATTTCCCGCAACAGGGTCAAGAAGACTGGCAG TGAGACAAATCTGATCGTCAAAGCCATTCAGAAGAACGACTTCCTGAGCCGCCTTGACGACGAGCAAATAGCCATGATGGTGGACCTCTTGAGGACATCAGCCATCAAACCTGGTGAAGAAGTCATTAAGGAGGGATCTGAAGGAGACAGCATGTACATAGTGGCAG CTGGTGAACTCATCGTGACTCAGTCAGGCCGGGACCTGAGGACTCTGACCAAAGGAGACGTTTTCGGAGAGTTAGCCATCTTGTACAACTGCAAACGGACAGCAACAGTCAAAG CTAAGACGCACGTGCATCTGTGGTGCATGGAGCGGCAGACCTACAGAACCATCATGACTAACAAATCCAAGAAGAAACGCGAGCAGCTCATGGGCTTCCTCAAGAC GTCTCGTACGCTGAAGGACCTGAATGACGCACAGCTGTCCAAAATCATTGACTCCATGGAGGAG GTCaagtttcaggataaagatgttATAGTTCGAGAAGGAACAGAAGGAAACACTTTCTACATCATCCTCAAAGGGGAG GTACTGGTGTCCAAGAACGTGAATGGACACCAAAAGCAGATTCGCAGGATGGGTAAAGGAGAGCACTTTGGAGAGCAGGCGCTCATACG CGAGATCTTGAGAACTGCCACCTGCACAGCTGACGGCCCTGTTACCTGCTTCTCTATTGACAAGGA GGTTTTTGAAGAGACGATCCCCGTGGAGCACCTCGAGCTGTTCGACGA ctCCAAAGTGATGCAGGAGGCCCAAGCTCCAGAAAAGCCAAG TCCCAGCTCCACTCTGAAGTTCAAGGATCTGGTTCCTGTTTTATATCAGGAGGGTCGCTATCAAGGGGATCCAGTCACACTTGGAGTTGGAGGATTTGGTCGTGTGCAGCTG ATGACCACGGTGAGTCATGGGAAATACTACGCCATGAAACGAGTCAGCAAAAAGCAAATCGTTGCCAAGAGGCAGGAGGAACACATGCTGTTCGAGAAGAAGATCCTCAAAGCAATCCAGTGTGACTTCATTGTAAA ACTTTATGCTGCGTTCAAAGACACGAGGTACATCTACATGGTGATGGAGTTCTGTGGCGGTGGCGAGATCTGGACTAAACTGAAAGAAGT AGGGCGCTTTGATGAACACGTCGCTGTGTTCTGTACTGCCTGCGTGGTGGAGGCCTACGCTTACCTCCACAAGAAGAACATCATGTACAGAGACCTTAAACCTGAGAACCTGATGCTGGACATGAAAGGCTATATCAAACTG gttGACTTTGGTTTTGCAAAGGAACTGATACGTGGTGAAAAGACCTACTCGTTTGTGGGCACCCCTGAGTACATGGCtccagagatcatcaagaaccAGGGTCACGACTTTGCAGTTGATTTCTGGTCACTGGGCATCCTGATCTTTGAACTTTTGGTGGGAAG CCCTCCATTTTCAAGCTCAGAGCCTCAGAAGATTTATTCCAAAATTTTGGATGGAGAACTCAAGTTTCCACCTTATCTGAGTGAGGCAGCAAAGTCAATCATCAGCAAACTGTGCAG ACCTCGGCCAGGTCAGAGGTTAGGAAACACCAAGAATGGAATCAAAGATGTCCGCCATCACAG GTGGTACAGCAGTATGAACTGGCACAAGCTGCGTATGGGTCAGCTGGATGCTCCAACCATACGGCTCATACGCAAG GGTCCCTGCTACATCAACTTTGATAAATTTCCGCAGGACCACTCGAAGGCAGAGGAGGAGTTTTCTGGATGGGACCGTGACTTCTAA